From a region of the Phaseolus vulgaris cultivar G19833 chromosome 6, P. vulgaris v2.0, whole genome shotgun sequence genome:
- the LOC137832630 gene encoding uncharacterized protein, which translates to MGCCVSSNRSYSSPCETPPRSNAKGSENRAPPPEEETVKEVLSETPKWKPKFDAEKPTETKVKNEKEKLFIKPEEISEVSEVCSVSESVSTLADEEARQKVNGSPAEIRKARSFSGELGTRRERTAGKSPARRPEQSPGRRNAGSVRVVQMGNGVSGNQPRRRDAGENSGRRSRSPSTRTDSVSARSIVGRSPSARRTNQSPARIRTAAAESGGRKMENWNMEGKWPSSANESLENPLVSLECFIFL; encoded by the coding sequence ATGGGATGCTGTGTCAGTTCCAACAGATCTTATTCTTCGCCTTGTGAGACACCACCAAGATCTAATGCCAAAGGTTCAGAAAACAGAGCACCGCCACCGGAGGAAGAAACGGTGAAGGAAGTGTTGTCAGAAACACCCAAATGGAAGCCCAAATTCGACGCGGAGAAGCCCACCGAGACCAAAGTTAAGAACGAGAAGGAGAAGCTATTCATCAAGCCCGAAGAGATCTCTGAGGTTTCTGAAGTTTGCAGTGTGAGCGAGAGCGTCTCCACGCTCGCCGACGAAGAAGCGCGTCAGAAGGTCAACGGATCTCCGGCGGAGATTCGTAAAGCGCGCTCCTTTTCCGGCGAACTCGGGACCCGAAGGGAAAGAACGGCGGGGAAGTCCCCGGCAAGGAGGCCGGAGCAGTCTCCGGGGAGAAGAAATGCTGGGTCGGTGAGAGTTGTTCAAATGGGCAATGGGGTAAGTGGTAACCAACCTCGCCGACGAGACGCCGGCGAGAATTCCGGCCGTCGATCCAGATCGCCGTCCACCCGCACCGACAGCGTGTCAGCTAGATCCATCGTGGGTCGTAGTCCGTCGGCAAGGAGAACAAATCAATCACCCGCCCGGATCAGAACGGCGGCGGCGGAGAGCGGTGGCCGGAAAATGGAGAATTGGAACATGGAGGGTAAATGGCCTTCTTCGGCTAACGAGTCACTAGAAAACCCACTTGTGTCGTTGGAATGCTTCATATTTCTGTAG
- the LOC137832629 gene encoding uncharacterized protein yields the protein MVREHNSISSGWPPIGAPLNVQRDEYDQHWSSSFDSSVNAVSFGFVATAILISMFLVMAIFERFLKPASPPLLPSGDWNRRRSSQMAFNGKLSHRSPKMSLYASWVSVLMPGDETPSFIAHPAPAPCCPERISWPPHQHSSLPYSTHNPMSNINQV from the exons ATGGTGAGAGAGCATAATAGCATAAGCAGTGGATGGCCTCCAATAGGGGCCCCACTGAACGTGCAGAGAGATGAATATGATCAGCATTGGAGCAGCAGCTTCGATAGTTCAGTGAATGCTGTTTCTTTTGGCTTTGTTGCCACTGCGATTCTCATTTCTATGTTCTTAGTCATGGCCATCTTTGAAAGGTTCCTCAAACCCGCCTCGCCGCCCCTGTTGCCGTCAGGCGACTGGAACCGTCGCCGGAGCTCCCAGATGGCCTTCAATGGGAAGCTTTCCCACCGTTCACCGAAA ATGAGTTTGTATGCAAGCTGGGTTTCAGTTTTAATGCCTGGAGATGAGACTCCTTCGTTCATCGCTCATCCTGCTCCTGCACCATGTTGCCCTGAACGGATATCATGGCCTCCCCATCAACATAGCTCGTTACCTTATTCCACTCACAACCCCATGTCTAATATCAACCAAGTATAA
- the LOC137832628 gene encoding uncharacterized protein, producing the protein MGSLPSPPRPTALPSPENFLSNHVVVAVFCPREPTPGGTLPNSIELYYPSMNTWTYVGPIPGLIDDQILKGFAIVSLGDFIYIIGGQICHKEMVHVSDECADYVDEGIKVVPNVLRYNIRTNQWFICAPLGVARYDFACTVCDNKIYVAGGKSTVGCARGISSAEVYEPNGDKWTPLPNLHILRNKCIGVTWQGKVYIVGGFAEREDSDKTMPSIVERSSAEVYDTEAGKWDLIAGMWQLDVPPNQIMAVNGTLFSSGDCLNSWKGHIEAYDGKLWNEVDGSHKRNLCTLEDNYQNSPPNDQRLYLTMAPIGTLLFFLAGYRIPGDVPKTMSLVHIFDTSANRDAWRSFEPMELEGQKELCGHCCVVQLS; encoded by the coding sequence ATGGGTTCACTCCCTTCCCCACCAAGACCAACAGCCCTACCATCCCCAGAAAATTTTCTTTCCAATCATGTAGTGGTTGCTGTGTTTTGCCCCAGAGAACCCACCCCAGGTGGGACTCTCCCTAATTCAATCGAGCTCTATTACCCATCCATGAACACATGGACCTACGTTGGCCCTATTCCTGGCCTAATTGACGACCAAATCTTGAAGGGCTTTGCCATAGTCTCCTTAGGAGACTTCATCTACATAATTGGTGGCCAAATCTGTCACAAAGAAATGGTTCACGTGTCTGACGAATGTGCTGACTACGTTGATGAGGGCATCAAAGTAGTTCCAAATGTTCTTCGTTACAACATCAGAACCAACCAATGGTTCATCTGTGCACCACTAGGGGTGGCAAGGTATGATTTTGCGTGCACAGTTTGTGACAACAAAATCTACGTGGCGGGGGGGAAGTCCACAGTGGGATGTGCACGGGGGATCTCATCGGCTGAGGTGTACGAACCCAATGGCGACAAGTGGACCCCTCTGCCAAATTTGCATATTTTAAGGAACAAATGCATTGGTGTGACATGGCAAGGGAAAGTTTACATAGTGGGGGGGTTTGCTGAGAGAGAGGATTCGGACAAGACGATGCCAAGCATAGTGGAAAGAAGTTCTGCTGAGGTGTATGACACGGAGGCAGGGAAGTGGGACCTGATAGCGGGGATGTGGCAATTGGATGTTCCACCTAATCAGATTATGGCAGtgaatggtacccttttcagttcAGGGGATTGTTTGAATTCATGGAAGGGACACATTGAGGCCTATGATGGCAAACTATGGAATGAGGTTGATGGATCACACAAGAGAAACCTTTGCACATTAGAGGACAACTATCAGAATTCCCCTCCTAATGATCAAAGGTTGTACCTAACTATGGCACCAATTGGAACCCTTTTGTTCTTTTTGGCAGGTTACAGGATACCTGGGGATGTACCAAAGACCATGTCTCTTGTGCACATCTTTGACACTTCAGCTAACAGGGATGCTTGGAGGAGCTTTGAACCAATGGAATTGGAGGGCCAGAAAGAGCTTTGTGGTCATTGCTGTGTCGTGCAACTCTCTTGA
- the LOC137832627 gene encoding protein GID8 homolog isoform X2, with translation MSLFWLVIRQLAEIEAMAATKKVITREEWEKRLNDVRIRKEDMNKLVMNFLVTEGYVEAAEKFRMESGTEHIDLATITDRMAVKKAVQNGNVEDAIEKVNDLNPEILDTNPQLFFHLQQQRLIELIRNGKVEEALEFAQEELAPRGEENQSFLDELERTVALLAFEDVANCPVGDLLDISQRLKTASEVNAAILTSQSHEKDPKLPSLLKMLIWAQNQLDEKASYPRINDLSTAMLEDSAV, from the exons ATGTCACTGTTCTGGCTTGTAATTCGTCAACTTGCAGAAATCGAGGCAATG GCTGCAACTAAGAAAGTCATAACAAGAGAAGAATGGGAGAAAAGGCTTAATGATGTGAGGATTAGAAAGGAAGACATGAATAAATTGGTAATGAATTTCCTCGTTACAGAAGGCTACGTTGAAGCTGCTGAGAAGTTTCGAATGGAGTCTGGAACTGAAC ACATAGATCTTGCAACAATAACGGATCGCATGGCTGTTAAGAAGGCAGTACAAAATGGTAATGTCGAGGATGCAATTGAGAAAGTGAATGACTTAAATCCAGAG ATACTGGACACAAATCCCCAGTTATTTTTCCATCTTCAACAGCAACGATTGATAGAACTAATTCGGAATGGAAAAGTAGAAGAGGCACTAGAGTTTGCCCAAGAGGAGCTTGCTCCAAGGGGAGAGGAAAAT CAAAGCTTTTTGGACGAGTTGGAGAGGACTGTTGCACTACTTGCCTTTGAAGATGTTGCTAACTGTCCTGTTGGGGATTTGCTTGACATATCACAGCGTTTAAAGACAGCAAGTGAGGTGAATGCAGCCATACTTACTAGTCAGAGTCATGAAAAAG ACCCAAAACTTCCAAGCTTGCTGAAGATGCTGATATGGGCCCAAAACCAGCTGGATGAGAAAGCTTCATATCCTCGTATAAATGATTTATCCACTGCTATGTTAGAAGATTCTGCTGTTTGA
- the LOC137832627 gene encoding protein GID8 homolog isoform X1, which yields MSLFWLVIRQLAEIEAMAATKKVITREEWEKRLNDVRIRKEDMNKLVMNFLVTEGYVEAAEKFRMESGTEPDIDLATITDRMAVKKAVQNGNVEDAIEKVNDLNPEILDTNPQLFFHLQQQRLIELIRNGKVEEALEFAQEELAPRGEENQSFLDELERTVALLAFEDVANCPVGDLLDISQRLKTASEVNAAILTSQSHEKDPKLPSLLKMLIWAQNQLDEKASYPRINDLSTAMLEDSAV from the exons ATGTCACTGTTCTGGCTTGTAATTCGTCAACTTGCAGAAATCGAGGCAATG GCTGCAACTAAGAAAGTCATAACAAGAGAAGAATGGGAGAAAAGGCTTAATGATGTGAGGATTAGAAAGGAAGACATGAATAAATTGGTAATGAATTTCCTCGTTACAGAAGGCTACGTTGAAGCTGCTGAGAAGTTTCGAATGGAGTCTGGAACTGAAC CAGACATAGATCTTGCAACAATAACGGATCGCATGGCTGTTAAGAAGGCAGTACAAAATGGTAATGTCGAGGATGCAATTGAGAAAGTGAATGACTTAAATCCAGAG ATACTGGACACAAATCCCCAGTTATTTTTCCATCTTCAACAGCAACGATTGATAGAACTAATTCGGAATGGAAAAGTAGAAGAGGCACTAGAGTTTGCCCAAGAGGAGCTTGCTCCAAGGGGAGAGGAAAAT CAAAGCTTTTTGGACGAGTTGGAGAGGACTGTTGCACTACTTGCCTTTGAAGATGTTGCTAACTGTCCTGTTGGGGATTTGCTTGACATATCACAGCGTTTAAAGACAGCAAGTGAGGTGAATGCAGCCATACTTACTAGTCAGAGTCATGAAAAAG ACCCAAAACTTCCAAGCTTGCTGAAGATGCTGATATGGGCCCAAAACCAGCTGGATGAGAAAGCTTCATATCCTCGTATAAATGATTTATCCACTGCTATGTTAGAAGATTCTGCTGTTTGA